The Gadus macrocephalus chromosome 9, ASM3116895v1 genomic interval AAGGCCATCGAGCAGTACTGGCACGAGGACTGCCTGAGCTGCGACCTGTGCGGCTGCCGGCTGGGCGAGGTGGGCCGCCGGCTGTACTACAAGCTGGGGAGGAAGCTGTGTCGGAGGGACTACCTCAGGTGAGCCCCAGGCTAGTCTCCTGGATCGGGGGTTTAGGTTTGCGTCTGAAGTCTGGAGGGAGACGAGGTCAAATTCGGGTGAACGTGGCGTTtgtggggtcggcttagctcaagaggtagagcagttgtctggTAACCgataggttgctagtttgatccccagctcctcctagctgctcctcctagctgtgtgttgatgtgtccctgagcaagactcttaaccctaactgctcccgacgagctggctgtcgccttgcatggttgactctgccgtcggtgtgtcaatgtgtgtgttgaccgatgtaagtcactttggataaaagcgtctgctaaataccctaaTTGTTTGTCTTTGTTCCGCTTCATGTTTGTGTAGTACACACCGTGTAGACTCTCCACTGTCAGAAAACAGATATTGAAAGCTTTATCCAGCTGCTGTTTGTTTTCGGTCGAACATCTACTTCAAGAAACAGGGAAGAAGGTGTGATTTTCGCCCATGGGGTTCTTGGTGTTCGGCCCCGGCTCTAagctgtcaccccccccccccagaggtcctactctaaaggccgatttagggtcgttttagacgcagagacgtaagcacgtaatttacacaagggacttgttttagacaagttttgatttacggttccttaaggattgcgcgtgttgcaaggggattctccgccagaacagtagggggagcaacgaacaaatctgtgggcgtggaagtggaaatcgctggcttgtttatatttatgcacttccagtattttcgacgagagtagcagtagctaagtttaggttagcggtctttttccacactctgaacaaccggaaatgtgagactcctgaaaggatgtggttggctggccaatcacagtctttgcgagctgcgtagggccgtagtattttagtcgcatagtcaggaattttgggcgacgcacttaagcacgtaaggggggatattttaccgcgcaagggggggttatgtatcttacgtgcttacgcgttacgtctaaaacagagcatatatcggccttaaggGTCTCTCGTCCACGGGCTCCctgcggaggaggggggggaggggacacaATGTTGAACAGGATCATTGATGTGGGCCCTGCAGTGATCCTGATTAGCTATTCGATGCaacaatacaaatattaataagtacataaataattatatagtatattatattatatattataacttTCTGGTTCATGACCACACATTTGTTGTGCCAATGTCACCGATAATCAAGAATTGATCATTGCCGAGTCTGACGGTTCTGTACATTGACCCATAAAATGTGAAGCTTAACCATGTCCATGAAATCAGGCGGGTATATGACTGTAGGCTATATACCTCCCAGACAAAAGGGTACCTGGGTAATGTACCTGTAGGTATCCTTGAGAAAGAGACCTAACTGTATGCCTGCTTCTTGATGACTGGTAGCTGTATTCACTGGAAGTTGTTTTAAAGCTGCAAAGGACCAAATAGTACATCAGTAATCCATGCATTGTGGCACCAGTTAcatgtaaaaaagaaagaaaagtaaaaTAGAAATAGTAGAAAATGAATTGAAGGTGAATACTATTATGAGTCGCATATTGCACTACTAATCCTATTAGAAATCATCATAAAATGTAACACCTGTATGTGTAGAAATCATTTTGGATTTGGATGCTATCACAAATCAGTGGTAGATTCCCTATGAACTCTTGTTCATCCACTCTCCAGATGTGCAAAACGTTGTGTATGCAAACACATGTCTTTATTACACCAGCAGAGGGCTCACGTGTAGTTCCAGAAGCGGAAGATCAAACGAAAGTGTTGGCTGTGTAGTGTTTCTCTTTCACAAACCAAATAAACGTATCTTTCCTGTATCCACAACAGGCTTTTCGGTCAGGACGGCCTGTGCGCATCCTGCGAGAAAAGGATCCGGGCGTTTGAGATGACCATGCGTGTACGCGACAAGGTGTACCACCTGGAGTGCTTCAAGTGTGCCGCCTGTCAGAAGCACTTCTGCGTGGGCGACCGCTACCTGCTCATCAACTCGGACATTGTGTGCGAGCAGGATATTTTCGAATGGACCAAACACAACAGTCATAGCATGGTCTAGAGTCAGACTCAGAGGAGATTTATTTATCCACAAGATGGTGACATTATCCTTTCCTTCCCTTTGGTTGACGTCAAAGTCAACATTTTTATACCGATTGTTACGCTGATAAGTCCACCATGTAATGCATCTTTTCTACGCGTGGAATGATTACGTCTAGCTATGACTGGACTGTTCTGCAGTATGTGTAGACGATGGAAGGGCATACCAGCACAGAGTACCAGAGAACAATCAAGATGCAATAAATCATATTTGCAGAGACTAGAAATGTAGAGTGGATAAATACAATTAATCCATCGATTATTGCAATAGTCAAACACTGTTACAAAAATCACTTCTTGTGGAATCAGGATGAAATTACAAAAAGGGGTtttgatatatttataataaaatcGGAATGATTGTATTATATTGCCAGGTTAAACTGGTTGATGCTCTCTATTGACCTAGGGAATAATTGCAATATCAATGTTATTCATATAATGTTTTTTGTAATCAAAACAGATTTACACGTGCCAATACATTTTGGATAAATAATCTGTGATTTGTTATAAGAAATAGAACAAATAAAAGTACACATGTGTCTTTTTGTCATCCCAACACGTTCATTTATATTTCACATAGCCTACAGCTTCGACGACAATGGGGTTGCCTATATCGAGAAAAGATAATGTGAAAAACAATTATTGTCAGGTCTCGTACATTAAGACCTGTACATGCATGTACATAGTTCCGCCAGAAGAGGTCGTCAGAACTTTAAAATGCCATTAAAATGCCAACTGACAACAGTAGCCAAGCATGACGTGCGCGCCTACATCCAAACCCGTCGAATTTATCACACAACATAATCAAGGGGTAGGCCTACAATTTATTTTGTTCCAAATTTGTTTTCAAGCACGCACACTTCTGGGAAGACGACGTTGGGGCCCTAATGAGGCGATGATGTGACTCCATTGCAACATGCAACGTCTGAAGAATGTTCTGGTTACCGGCTGTCTGTGCAAGCTGGTACCCATCAGGGTGGTTACGCTCCTGTCTCCGTGCCTGCCAGCTGTCAGATCACTCTGAGCGGCCGCGAGGCACGCAGCTCGGCCAGTGCCATCCGTCAAGAGACTGCCATCCCCGGTTATCTTTACGAGCCTAATCGAGTCCATGGACACCGCGTTGTGTGCGAGCCACAGAGTTCCGACGAACAGGCTGCTTGAACAGGAACCGTGGGTAAGAGAGAGATACGGTGTTAACTGGTGTTATTAGTAGTTAAGGAGCTAATTGTGGAACAGTTTGGATGGCACCATAGGAGGGACAAGGGGCCCTGGGATGATGTATTCTCAGAGCTGGCATTTATTGAAGGACGGCACGGGATCGAAAGAACACAGATTGGACCAGAGGAAAAACCCACCCACACCGAGAGCAGGATCCTAATGTGAAAACGAATCTGTTTTTCCCCACATGAGTCGGGATGCATAGGCTACGAGTAATGTCGGTGGGACCGGCCTTCCTGGAGGTCTCAACGTTGAGGAACAGCAGCAACACAGCATGAGTCAACCCAAGGAACCCTGTAGGCTCCTCGCTACAGGAACAAACTGGTCTACTGTCCTGACACTGCCATCCACAGAATGCACACCACTTAAAAAACCTCCAGCATTCTACCAGTACACCGTCTGCAACAAAAGCACACGCAAAGCACGGATCACCGTTAACCCCAGCGCACTTGTTTTCTCTGTTTAGATCTAACGAGAGTTAGGAAGCAGAAGGAGCAGTTCACAGAGTTCACCGAGTACGGTTACTTCAGGAGAAACCAGAAAGGCGTCGTCTCGTGACATCCCCgtataaaaacaaaacacacggCGCTGCCTCGAAACAACGCCCGTCGCGTCGGGCCGGCCCCGCTACCTGTGATCCCCGGCCAGTTCGGTTGGCGTTGGCTTCCTCCTGGCCCCTGAGTCAGGCCAGACCCACGACCCTCAGCTCTCAAAGCATCCCCAGCTAGAGACCCGGCAAAGCCCTGCGCCTCTCGTGTCATCCCCCACCAGCTGCACACAAGGCCCGGAGTGTAGTGCGGGGTACTGTCTTCAGGAGAGGGGGGCCTGCTTCGTCTCCAGTGCCCCCGAGTGTCCCAGCGTGTCCCGTGCGGGGGTAAGAACCTCTAAAAACATTCAGCTGTGCTCATGGAAACCGAGGAGACTTTTCGGGGGATAAAAACCGCGAAACGGAGAGCAGCTTGTTTTTATCAAGCCCCCCCACCGTCCTGAACTTACAcagccccccatccccccccctacgccgcccccccccccccggccccccaccccccccagtgTGCCGCCACTTGGTCTGTGCTGCAGTGTTCAGCGTTGGACAGCAGATGGCGATTCCCCTCCAACGACATGGCTTTGACATCAGGTCCACTCGTGAGAAGAACATAGCGCTGTGCAGCATGTGGagcagacagaaaggcagaTACAGAGGACACGCTTTCCTGCGACGAACCGCGCTTTCCTGATGGCGGTGCAGTTCAAGCCCCGACCCTGGCGCACGGCAAGACACGGCGGTGGAGCTGGAGAGGAAGCGCAGCAGCGTCGACGGTGATTCATCAATGCACGGCGATGTCAACGTCAGTGaacgcctgccccccccccccgttctgaTGAAGTGAGCCGTCGGGTATTGATCACGGGCGCCCCTCCGCCTTCTCACTTGCACTCACACTTTATCAGATGAAGAGCCCTAATGGGGAACATACTACCTCCTGGGTCCGGCGAGATGTGTCTGTCAGGGGCCTGCATTCCTGCTCAGATTCTCCCCCCCGATAGCCGGGTTCACATCGTGCCCAACGGTCTGggttgaggggtgaggggtggtggggggaggagaggggggaggggggtacagGGGGAGCCACGTGTAGGTCAGGGAGAAGGTGAGGTGGGGGCcggaggtggggtggtggtaggcgaggtgtgcgtgcgtgtgtgcgtgtgtgcgtgtgcgtgtgtgtgtgtgtgtgtgtgtgtgtgtgtgtgtgtgtgtgtgtgtgtgtgtgtgtagggggggtggGTTAACAGGCGTGTATCCTCTCTGTGGCTGGTGAGCGTTATTCCGGCTAAGTTGAATATAAGAGCCCGGGATTTATAGGAGTCCACGGAGGGCCCGATGCAAAACGTCACATCCCTGCTTGAACCTCTGCGTCTCTCGCACTATGGAGATGCTACGATTGTTGTTTTGATGCCATCTGTGCCCAACCCCTGCTCggtcactctccctctctccccctttttcTGCTGTTGCCCTCAACTCTTTCTATTACTTTGAGTCGCGCTCCCTGCCGTGGTTCTGCCGACCATGTGCACGGATGTGTGCAGGAAGTCTGTCGCTCTTTCCTCTCTATTCTCTTTCgtgtctttctcacacacaggcacacacacacacacacacacacacacacacacgaatgcacacccgtgttcacgcacacacaaataaaaacgcacacggacacgcacacaatcacacacaaatgaatGCAAATACAAACACGAGAatacacaagcgcacacacgcacacacacatgaacgcacacacacacacacacacacacacacacacacacacacacacacacacacacacacacacacacacacacacacacacacacacacacacacacacacacacaaaggtgtcAATCCCCTTTCACACTCCATGTGATCTGAGATAGATTGACATGTCTGATTCTGGAACCAAGTCAATCAAAATTGACCGAGAATAAACTACCAAAATCTGTGATTCAAGTGCAGTAAATCTATTTTAAATCTATTTTACATATGTTTCTTGGGCCATAAGTcattcttcccccccccccaccctgtgtAAATGAGGCCCATATGCTGAGCAGTGTTCCTGGCTCCTGATGAACCAAGCGTGCACTGCGTCGACCGGCCCAGCCCCCAAGACCTGCTCACACTGGGATTACGTTCCCTGCTCGGTGACTCCCTATAGGGACCCACCTTTGACCCAGAGAGGGGCAAATGGTAACAAtgcctcttcttctccctcttctaCCTCTTTTTCTATCTCTGCCTCCTCTTTTTCTatctattcttcttcttcttcctctttttctatctcttcttcttcctcttcctcttcttcaatCTCGTCCTCTTCCTTTTTCTTCTACCTCTTTTTCTATCTCTTCTACCTCTACTTCCTCTATTTCTTCTAtctcttctacttcttcttctttttctatcgcttctacttcttcctcttttttatctcttcttcatcctctttttccatctcttcttcttcttcctcctcttcctttttctcttcttcttcctcttctaccTCTTCTTCtactccttcttcctcctcttttcccttcttcttcttcttcctcttctacctcttcttctacttcttcttcctcttatttttctacctcttcttcttcttccacttacccttcctcttcttcttctctctgtatGTCACGCTGCACATCAAGACCACATAGTATGGACCACTGAAGTTGTGGGCTTTCAAGGGGCCCTGGACTAAAACCACACACTTATTGTTTTACATGGCTGAACACAGGAGATGAATGGACGTCCGCGGTTGAACGGAGGGTGAACAAATGAAGTTACACGACACAAGAAAACATTCCAGCGGGTAAGGAATGACTATGAGGGAGCGAATACAGTCTTAGACGCCAAAGGCGAGTATTCGTCTGGACTTAAGAGGGGAGATGCAATATCCCTGTCCGTTTTACACTCATTTGTACCGTCACTGGTGATTCCTCATATTCTGCAAAtaatgacgtatgttggcctgTATAATTCAGTGATTGATTCCTCAATGATGAATGGATGTTTTCTGACCCACCATATCGCCCAGTGCTAGTATATATGTATGTCGTCATGGTATATGGAACATAACATAAACTGCACAAACATTGAGCAGCCTCCCATCAAAACCCTCCCAGTATGGATCTAAAGTTAGACAACCCATCAATCCACCAGAACAACGTAAAAAAGCTGACCATATAAGGTCTTTCAAGAGTCTAAGTTATTGGAGGAGCAACGAGAGCTAATGTTAAAAGATACACCAACAAAGCAGTGCAGATGTGCAAGTAAGTGACCGTGATGCCTGCTTCCGAAAAGCAGTGTTTTGCTCTCTGTGATTTCCGTCTCTAATTGGACTTCCCAAGCGATGCCTGCTTCCACTCAGCAGAGAGAGGCTGCGTCGGGCACACTGGCACATGGAGGCATTCAGGGATGATACACACAGATAACTGTCCTGTACTGTGGCCCACTACAAAAGAAGGCCAGTCCATAATGTATGGCCGGAAAAATGATGAATTAACCTAGAGACAGATGTTTAGTAGCACAGCAGTAAGAAGCAAAGTAAagggagaaaaataaagaaataataataattttgaaCTTTTAATTGTCTGAGACGTtttattcataaaaatgtaAGTGTAAacattatgttatgttatatattataaaaaattcTCAAATCGATTAAAAAATTCTAAGGCTAATACGATACTTTTTGCTGGTGTTAAAGTGTAGCAGCCCTTCAAGGGCCGGATCACCTTGTTGTCATGTGAGGGTTGCTCCTCCCAACTTAATGGAGGTTGGAAGAAATATCTTCACATGCCAGCTCCAGCACTGTACAATTGTCGGAATAATCAACGACCATCATCTCGCGGAGACATCAAGAGGAGTCGAACCCGAGCACGGACGGCGTGCATCTGCACACTAAACAACTACAGCGCAGAAAATCCCCACCGAGAGCGTTTAAGAACCAGACCATTTTGCCACCCACCACAACACAGAGGACCCAATCCCTCTCCATTCTCTACACCTGCCCTCCTGGAGCCCCTCGGTAATGCTTAAATCCTGGGGATGCCATCCCCGCTTACCAACTTCTCTTCTGGCCCGGGGTCTCCCCGCTTCCCCCCCGGTCCTCACCTGGAACCAATCTGTAACACAATCAAAGTGTCCGCAACATGAAAGCTGCGCTCTTCCCTTTGATAGTCGCGTTTCGCTCCGTGgtggttctctctgtctctctctctctgtctctctctctctctctctctctctctctgtgtctctctctctctctcttacccccccccccccccacactctctctctcactctcccccccgaGATCCTCCACCCCCCTAGCTCAAACAGCTACAGTATGTCTTGAAAGAGTATTGGTTTGATGGAGAAAAAAAACCCCAGAAAAGAATAGAACAGACCCAGTTTCACTTAAAATTATGATAATTTCCATAGACGATGTGCTGGGGTGCATTCCTGTGCGTTGCAGAATAACAGAGGGTGCTATTGTCGGGGAGAGGAACAACAACAGACTCACAGGATGGAACCGAGTGGCCTGGCCCCGTTGGGAAACTGCGCACAAACACTAAAAAAAGAATAGATAAAAAggatttaaacaaaaaaaaaaatcacttttaATCAAGCTGACGAAATCCGCTGATTCCAACGGGATGTCGATGagaaaggaaataaacaaaagcaaaataaaacacatgcCGTCGTCTGAGTATTGGAGAGCGACTCTAAACCAGAGCCAACGTAGACTTCGGCCATAGATCGTGGAGGCGATGCTGGGCTACAGTGTGCTGAGGCTCACCCGCAGGGCCCCGGCCTCACTGGTATACCCCACAGAGTACAGAGTGCAGCGGCGGGGTGATTAAACTCCAATAGCTCCTCTGAGAGGTCCAGGGGGATTTACCCCTGAGTCAACATGTCAGATCCCATTTCCTTCTTCACTCACTGCTGCCTCTCAACACCCTGCGGGCTGCGGGCCACCGTCGATCCCCCAACATACGACCCGCGAGGGCCCTGAGAGGATGGCAGGACCCCAGCAGAACCGTGGCAGAACACTGACAGGAACATTGGCGGGACAAAGACAGAAACCGGGCAGACTCCCCTCACACAGAAGGCCTCACGGGGGGCACGGGCTGAGGAGGAACGGCTGGGTTTATTCTTTCTGAGTCCCAGTCAGAATTTTTTAACCTTTAGTGTTTCTGATGCAAGGTGCAACCCTGATCAATGACTAGCCGGCGAAACTCAATCTCAGCAAGGACATCGTGTTTGGACGCTTCCCACGGACAATAACACAGCAAGCG includes:
- the lmo2 gene encoding rhombotin-2, whose translation is MSSTIERKTMEANEEPVDEVLQMPPSLLTCGGCQQSIGDRFFLKAIEQYWHEDCLSCDLCGCRLGEVGRRLYYKLGRKLCRRDYLRLFGQDGLCASCEKRIRAFEMTMRVRDKVYHLECFKCAACQKHFCVGDRYLLINSDIVCEQDIFEWTKHNSHSMV